A genomic region of Raphanus sativus cultivar WK10039 chromosome 6, ASM80110v3, whole genome shotgun sequence contains the following coding sequences:
- the LOC108806261 gene encoding receptor like protein 23-like yields MMTMSCLRLHFLFVLLLSCVFSSSNLTINALFVEHPACRPDQMRALVQFRNEFESRSCNKSEYFHGVMCDNTTGAVTKLKLPSGCLTGILKPNSSLFELHHLRHLDLSSNNFTSSPFPSGLSNLNRLEVLSLSSNGFIGQVPSSFSNLTQLSYLDLSLNELTGSFDLVRNLSTLSLLDLSSNHFSGTLDPSSSLFELRHLIYLDLSYNNLVSSSVPSEFGNLNRLEVLSLSNSGLQGQLPSSFGNLSRLEVLNLQHSELTGTLEPISKLTTLKQLDLSFLNINYPIDLNLFSSLSSLLILDLSGNSISPTTFSSNPDLPLSLEVLDLSGCGISQFPGFLKGLHNLESVYISNNNIKGKVPEWFWSFPRLRIVNLVNNSFTGFEGSGEALVNSSVKILDLALNHFQGPFPNPPHSLTVLSAWNNSFTGSIPLAICNQTMLALLDLSYNNFTGSIPPCLSNFQTSLIVVNLRKNKLEGSLPDMCYDGALLRTLDVGFNQLSGKLPRSLLNCTSLKFLSVDDNKIKDTFPFWLKDLPYLQALTLRSNRFYGPLSPSGQGLFAFPELRILEVSHNNFTGSLPSNYFVNWKASSLQMIGDGELYMADNSIADYTYQDTIDLQYKGLFMEQGKVLTSYATIDFSGNRLEGHIPESIGLLKTLIALNLSDNAFTGHIPLSLSNVSELESLDLSGNQLTGTIPKGLERLSYLAYISVAHNHLTGEIPQGTQITGQPKSSFEGNEGLCGLPLEESCFGTNAPPMQQQQDQEKEEEEVLNWKAVTMGYGTGLLLGLSIAQVIASYKPEWLVKIAGLYKCRTC; encoded by the coding sequence ATGATGACCATGTCATGTTTACGTTTGCATTTTCTCTTCGTACTCTTACTTTCTTGTGTCTTTTCTTCAAGCAACTTAACGATAAATGCTCTTTTTGTTGAACATCCTGCTTGTCGTCCAGACCAGATGCGAGCTCTCGTGCAGTTCAGAAACGAGTTTGAATCCCGGAGTTGCAACAAGAGCGAATACTTTCACGGTGTCATGTGCGATAACACGACAGGTGCTGTCACAAAGCTAAAACTCCCAAGTGGCTGCTTAACCGGAATTCTCAAACCCAACAGTAGCCTTTTCGAGTTGCATCATCTTCGTCACCTCGATCTGTCTAGCAACAACTTCACGTCTTCTCCATTCCCTTCTGGTTTAAGCAACCTCAACAGATTAGAGGTCCTGTCGCTTTCCTCTAATGGCTTCATAGGTCAGGTTCCTTCCTCATTTAGTAACTTGACCCAGCTTTCATATTTAGACCTTTCCCTTAACGAGCTCACGGGTAGTTTCGATCTTGTCCGCAATCTGAGTACACTCTCCCTTTTGGACCTTTCCTCTAACCACTTTTCTGGAACTCTGGATCCTAGCAGTAGCCTGTTCGAGTTGCGTCACCTTATTTACCTCGATCTCTCTTACAACAACTTAGTTTCCTCTTCAGTTCCTTCTGAATTTGGCAATCTCAACAGATTGGAGGTCTTGTCTCTTTCCAACAGTGGCCTCCAAGGTCAACTTCCTTCCTCTTTTGGTAACCTAAGTCGGCTAGAAGTGCTGAACCTTCAACATAGCGAGCTCACTGGTACCCTGGAGCCTATCTCAAAGCTCACCACCCTTAAGCAGCTTGACCTTTCTTTTCTAAACATAAACTACCCAATTGACTTAAACCTATTCTCCTCTCTCAGTTCTTTACTAATCCTTGATCTTTCCGGTAATAGTATATCACCTACTACTTTCAGTTCAAATCCAGACCTCCCATTGAGCTTGGAAGTATTGGATTTGTCCGGCTGCGGCATCAGCCAGTTCCCAGGCTTCTTAAAAGGCCTTCATAATTTGGAAAGCGTGTACATTTCCAATAATAACATCAAAGGGAAAGTCCCTGAGTGGTTCTGGAGCTTTCCTCGTTTGAGGATAGTAAATCTTGTTAACAATTCTTTCACAGGGTTTGAAGGTTCCGGTGAAGCTTTAGTGAATTCATCGGTGAAGATACTAGATTTGGCTTTAAACCATTTCCAAGGACCGTTTCCTAATCCACCACACTCTCTCACCGTCCTATCTGCATGGAACAATAGTTTCACTGGGAGCATACCTCTTGCAATATGCAACCAGACCATGCTTGCTCTTCTTGATCTCTCCTACAACAACTTCACCGGTTCAATTCCTCCATGTCTGAGTAATTTTCAGACCTCACTCATTGTTGTGAATCTCCGGAAGAACAAATTAGAGGGAAGCCTTCCAGACATGTGTTATGATGGTGCCTTGCTTCGGACACTTGATGTTGGTTTCAATCAACTAAGTGGGAAGCTTCCGCGGTCTCTTCTGAATTGCACCTCTCTGAAGTTTCTAAGTGTGGACGACAACAAAATCAAAGACACATTTCCTTTCTGGCTCAAGGACTTGCCTTACTTGCAAGCTCTTACCCTCCGTTCAAACAGATTCTACGGTCCTCTATCTCCTTCGGGTCAAGGTCTTTTCGCCTTTCCTGAGCTGCGTATACTCGAAGTATCACATAACAACTTTACAGGAAGCTTGCCCTCAAATTACTTTGTGAACTGGAAAGCATCATCACTTCAGATGATTGGAGATGGGGAGTTGTATATGGCAGACAACAGCATTGCTGACTACACCTATCAAGATACCATAGACTTGCAATACAAAGGTCTATTCATGGAGCAAGGGAAGGTTCTTACTTCCTATGCCACCATTGATTTCTCCGGAAACAGACTTGAAGGACATATTCCTGAATCTATAGGCCTCTTGAAGACACTGATTGCACTCAACTTATCCGACAACGCCTTCACGGGACATATTCCTCTGTCTTTGTCAAATGTTTCGGAGCTCGAGTCACTAGATCTATCAGGTAACCAACTCACAGGGACTATTCCTAAAGGACTCGAGAGACTCTCATATCTGGCGTACATAAGTGTAGCTCACAACCATCTCACTGGTGAAATACCACAAGGAACACAGATCACTGGGCAGCctaaatcctcatttgaaggGAATGAAGGACTTTGTGGTTTACCTCTCGAAGAAAGTTGTTTTGGTACTAACGCACCACCAATGCAACAACAGCAAgatcaagaaaaagaagaggaagaagtgtTGAACTGGAAAGCAGTGACAATGGGATATGGTACTGGACTGTTGCTTGGATTGTCAATAGCACAAGTCATCGCTTCATACAAACCGGAGTGGCTTGTCAAGATAGCTGGTCTGTATAAATGCAGAACCTGTTAG
- the LOC108806269 gene encoding LOW QUALITY PROTEIN: receptor like protein 27 (The sequence of the model RefSeq protein was modified relative to this genomic sequence to represent the inferred CDS: inserted 7 bases in 7 codons; deleted 5 bases in 4 codons; substituted 1 base at 1 genomic stop codon), with the protein MMIIMSEYICFFLSLIFAIFTPSFTLVAGISGCRPHYIQALVQFKNEFVSSGCNQTDYFNGVQCDNMTGEVTKLQLPSGCLTGXSQPNSSLSIXSSPYLNLSHNNFTSSSLSSGFGSLNKLEVLSLSSNGFIGQVPSSFSNLSRLTELYLDHNELTGGFPLVQNITSLSILNLSXNHFSGPIPSSLLTMPFLSNLNLDENHLTDPVEVRRSSTSSRLKTLNLGKNLFEGXILDLISNFTTLKYLGLSFQNMSYPIDLKLFSTLKSFVVLDLSGNSLLETSLNSEFDVPHNLEALLLKSCGIRKFPTLXRSLDRLEHMDISNNKIKGKVPEWLWNLPRLTRLSLVNNAFTDLEGSDDVLVNSSLKIFDLAYNHFEGPXPTPLSINLFSAWNNSFTGNIPLSVCNRSSLAVLDLSYNNLTXPIPPCLSNLKDSLVVVNLRKNNLEGSIPDMFHSGSLLRTLDVGYNQLTGKLPRSLLNCSSLRFVSVDNNNIKDTFPFWLKALPGLQVLTLRSNKFYGTISLPGQDSLXFPKLRILEISDNSFTGSLPPDYFVNWKASSLEMNDDGRIYMGDYNNAYYIYEDTMDLQYKGLFMEQGKVLTSYATIDFSGNRFEGQIPESIGLLKALIALNLSNNGFTGHIPLSLENVTELESLDLSRNKLSGTIPKGLERLSFLAYISVAHNQLKGEIPQGPQFSGQAESSFEGNAGLCGLPLQGTCFAPPTQQPEEEDEEEEESFLNWKAVVIGYGPGLLFGLIIAHIIASYRPKWFVKIVGPDKHKEANPVSLFVSLDSRWDSSSNKNNVERHM; encoded by the exons ATGATGATCATCATGTCGGAATACATCTGCTTTTTCCTTTCTCTTATctttgctatctttactccgAGCTTCACTCTAGTTGCTGGAATTTCTGGTTGTCGTCCCCACTATATTCAAGCACTTGTGCAATTCAAGAAC GAGTTTGTTTCAAGTGGTTGCAACCAAACTGACTAC TTCAACGGAGTCCAGTGCGATAACATGACCGGTGAGGTAACGAAGCTACAACTACCAAGTGGGTGCCTCACTG CTTCTCAGCCCAACAGCAGCCTCTCCATTTGATCATCTCCGTACCTCAATCTCTCTCACAACAACTTTACCTCCTCTTCACTCTCGTCTGGATTCGGCAGTCTCAACAAGTTAGAGGTCTTGTCTCTTTCCTCTAATGGCTTCATAGGTCAAGTTCCTTCCTCATTTAGTAACTTGAGCCGCCTAACCGAGTTGTACCTTGACCAT AACGAGCTCACAGGTGGATTCCCACTTGTACAAAATATAACCAGCCTCTCCATTTTGAACCTGT TTAATCACTTCTCTGGACCCATCCCTTCT TCTCTCCTCACTATGCCTTTCTTGTCAAATCTTAATCTTGATGAAAACCATCTCACCGATCCTGTCGAAGTTCGACGCTCATCTACTTCTTCACGGCTCAAAACTCTGAACCTTGGAAAAAACCTTTTTGAAG AAATCCTAGACCTTATCTCAAACTTCACCACCCTTAAATATCTTGGCCTTTCTTTCCAAAACATGAGCTACCCAATTGATTTAAAGCTATTCTCCACTCTCAAATCTTTTGTGGTGCTTGATCTTTCTGGTAATAGTTTATTGGAAACTAGTTTAAATTCAGAGTTTGACGTCCCACATAACCTAGAGGCATTGCTCTTGAAGAGCTGTGGCATCAGAAAGTTCCCAACTT TACGGAGCCTTGATAGATTGGAACATATGGACATTtccaacaataaaatcaaaGGGAAAGTACCTGAGTGGCTTTGGAACCTTCCTCGTCTGACCAGGCTGAGTCTTGTCAACAATGCTTTCACCGATTTAGAAGGTTCGGATGATGTTTTAGTGAATTCATCGTTGAAGATATTTGATTTGGCTTATAACCATTTCGAAGGAC GTCCTACTCCACTCTCTATCAACCTCTTTTCTGCATGGAACAACAGTTTCACAGGAAACATACCTCTTTCAGTTTGCAACCGTAGCTCGCTGGCTGTTCTTGATCTATCCTACAACAACTTAA GTCCGATTCCTCCATGTTTGAGTAACCTCAAAGACTCTCTCGTTGTTGTGAATCTCCGGAAGAACAACTTGGAAGGAAGTATTCCAGATATGTTCCACAGTGGTTCGTTGCTGCGGACACTTGACGTTGGCTACAATCAATTAACTGGGAAGCTTCCAAGGTCTCTTCTGAATTGCTCTTCGCTAAGGTTTGTAAGTGTTGACAACAACAATATCAAAGACACGTTTCCTTTTTGGCTCAAGGCGTTGCCTGGTTTACAAGTTCTCACCCTTCgttcaaataaattttatggCACTATATCTCTTCCTGGTCAAGATTCTC TGTTTCCTAAGCTGCGCATACTTGAAATATCGGATAACAGCTTTACAGGAAGCTTGCCACCAGATTACTTCGTGAACTGGAAAGCATCGTCGCTTGAGATGAATGATGATGGGAGAATCTATATGGGAGACTACAACAACGCTTACTACATCTATGAAGATACCATGGACTTGCAATACAAAGGTCTATTCATGGAGCAAGGGAAGGTCTTGACTTCCTATGCCACCATTGACTTTTCTGGAAACAGATTCGAAGGACAGATTCCTGAATCCATTGGTCTCTTGAAGGCACTGATTGCTCTCAACTTATCAAACAACGGATTCACAGGTCATATTCCTCTGTCTTTGGAAAATGTTACAGAGCTGGAGTCACTAGACCTGTCAAGGAACAAACTCTCAGGGACTATTCCTAAAGGACTTGAGAGACTCTCGTTTTTGGCGTACATAAGTGTGGCTCATAACCAGCTCAAAGGTGAAATACCACAAGGACCACAGTTCAGTGGACAAGCTGAATCATCATTTGAAGGGAATGCAGGTCTTTGTGGTCTTCCTCTCCAAGGAACTTGCTTTGCGCCACCGACACAACAGcctgaggaagaagatgaagaagaagaggaaagttTTTTAAACTGGAAAGCAGTGGTTATAGGGTATGGACCCGGCTTGTTATTTGGATTGATAATAGCTCACATTATCGCTTCATACAGGCCAAAGTGGTTTGTCAAGATAGTTGGTCCGGATAAGCACAAGGAAGCAAATCCAGTTAGCTTGTTTGTCTCTTTGGACTCAAGATGGGACAGTTCTAGTAATAAGAATAATGTAGAAAGACATATGTAA
- the LOC108805599 gene encoding receptor like protein 27-like has protein sequence MHDLVSLFITIFFIYFLNLKNNIVLKVFMTTIMSGLQLLLRFFSLFFIFSSSFTLVVGLSGCHPDQIQALVQFKNEFDSSNCNQTDYLDGVQCNNATGAVTELQLPSGCLTGVLKPNSSLFELRHLSHLNLSHNNFTSSSLPSEFSNLSRLEVLSLSSNSFIGQVPSSFSKLTWLNQLDLSHNQLTGSFQLVQNLTKLSILDLSYNHFSGTISSLLAMPFLSQLDLSENYLTGSIEVSNSSSSLRLEKLSLSNNHFEGQILESISNLITLKLLDLSYLNISYPIDIQIFSSLKSLLKLVLSGNSILSTSLGSDSDVPLNLEWLDLSGCDIREFPNFLKSLQNLDFIDISNNKIIGDLPEWLWKLPRLSSVKLVNNSFTGFEGSKEVLQNSSVKILDLALNHFKGPFPNPPHSLYVLSAWNNSFTGNIPLSVCNRSLLYILDLSYNNFTGSIPRCLRNFQTSLLVVNLRKNNLDGSLPDMCYDGALLRTLDVGFNQLTGKLPSSLLKCSSLKFLSVDNNNIKDTFPFWLKGLPDLQAFTLRSNKFHGSISPPNQGPLAFPELRILEIADNRFTGSLPQDYFVNWKASSLHMTEDGSLYMGDYTEIPGYIYEDTIDLQYKGLFMEQGKVLTSYATIDFSGNRLEGHIPESIGLLKTLIALNLSNNAFTGHIPLSLSNVSELESLDLSGNQLTGTIPKGLERLSYLAYISVAHNHLTGEIPQGTQITGQPKSSFVGNEGLCGFPLEQSCFGTNAPPMQQQQEQEKEEEEVLNWKAVAIGYGTGLLLGLSIAQVIASYKPEWLVKIAGLYKCKTY, from the coding sequence ATGCATGACCTTGTATCTTTATTTATAACAATCTTCTTcatctattttcttaatttaaagaATAACATTGTCTTAAAAGTTTTCATGACGACCATCATGTCGGGATTACAGCTGCTTTTGCGTTTTTTTTCActcttttttatcttttcttcaAGCTTCACTCTTGTTGTTGGGCTTTCCGGTTGTCATCCCGACCAGATTCAAGCACTTGTGCAGTTCAAGAACGAGTTTGATTCCAGCAACTGTAACCAAACTGATTACTTAGATGGAGTTCAGTGCAACAACGCCACTGGTGCGGTCACAGAGCTACAACTCCCAAGTGGCTGTCTCACCGGAGTTCTCAAGCCAAACAGTAGCCTCTTTGAGTTGCGTCATCTTAGCCACCTAAATCTCTCTCACAACAACTTCACTTCCTCTTCACTCCCTTCGGAGTTCAGCAACCTCAGCAGATTAGAGGTTTTGTCTCTTTCCTCTAATAGCTTCATAGGTCAGGTTCCTTCCTCATTTAGTAAGCTAACATGGTTAAACCAGTTGGATCTCTCCCATAACCAGCTCACCGGTAGTTTCCAACTTGTCCAGAACCTAACCAAGCTTTCTATTTTAGACCTTTCCTATAATCACTTCTCTGGAACCATTTCTTCTCTGCTCGCTATGCCTTTCTTGTCACAGCTTGATCTCAGTGAAAACTATCTCACTGGCTCCATAGAAGTTtccaactcttcttcttcactaaGGCTTGAGAAATTGTCCCTTTCCAATAACCATTTCGAAGGGCAAATACTAGAGTCTATCTCAAATCTCATTACCCTCAAATTGCTTGACCTTTCTTATCTAAACATAAGCTACCCAATTGACATTCAAATCTTCTCCTCTCTCAAATCATTGTTGAAACTTGTTCTTTCCGGTAATAGTATATTATCAACTAGTTTGGGTTCAGATTCAGACGTCCCATTGAATCTAGAGTGGTTAGATTTGTCGGGCTGTGACATCAGAGAGTTTCCAAACTTCTTAAAGAGCCTTCAAAACTTGGATTTCATAGACATTTCCAACAATAAAATCATAGGGGATCTTCCTGAGTGGTTGTGGAAACTTCCTCGTTTGAGCTCTGTGAAGCTTGTTAACAATTCTTTCACAGGTTTTGAAGGTTCCAAGGAAGTTTTACAGAATTCATCGGTAAAGATATTAGATCTGGCGTTAAACCATTTCAAAGGACCATTTCCTAATCCACCACACTCTCTTTACGTCTTATCTGCATGGAACAATAGTTTCACTGGAAACATACCTCTTTCAGTCTGCAACCGAAGCTTGCTCTATATTCTTGATCTTTCCTACAACAACTTCACTGGTTCAATTCCTCGATGTCTGAGGAATTTTCAAACCTCTCTCCTTGTTGTGAATCTCCGGAAGAATAACTTAGATGGAAGTCTTCCAGACATGTGCTATGATGGTGCCTTGCTTCGGACACTTGATGTTGGTTTCAATCAACTAACAGGAAAGCTTCCGAGTTCTCTTCTGAAGTGCTCCTCTCTAAAGTTTCTAAGTGTggacaacaacaacatcaaagaCACGTTTCCTTTCTGGCTCAAGGGTTTGCCTGATTTGCAAGCCTTTACACTCCGCTCCAACAAATTTCATGGTTCTATATCTCCTCCGAATCAAGGACCTCTTGCGTTTCCTGAGCTACGCATACTTGAAATAGCAGATAACAGATTTACAGGAAGCTTGCCCCAAGATTACTTTGTGAACTGGAAAGCATCATCACTCCATATGACTGAAGATGGGAGTTTGTATATGGGAGACTACACCGAAATTCCTGGCTATATCTATGAAGATACCATAGATTTGCAATACAAAGGTCTATTCATGGAGCAAGGGAAGGTTCTTACTTCCTATGCCACCATTGATTTCTCCGGAAACAGACTTGAAGGACATATTCCTGAATCTATAGGCCTCTTGAAGACACTGATTGCACTCAACTTATCCAACAACGCTTTCACGGGACATATTCCTCTGTCTTTGTCAAATGTTTCGGAGCTCGAGTCACTAGATCTATCAGGTAACCAACTCACAGGGACTATTCCTAAAGGACTCGAGAGACTCTCGTATCTGGCGTACATAAGTGTAGCTCACAACCATCTCACTGGTGAAATACCACAAGGAACACAGATCACTGGGCAGCCTAAATCCTCGTTTGTAGGGAATGAAGGACTTTGTGGTTTTCCTCTTGAACAAAGTTGTTTTGGTACTAACGCACCACCAATGCAACAACAGCAAgagcaagaaaaagaagaggaagaagtgtTGAACTGGAAAGCAGTGGCAATAGGATATGGTACTGGACTGTTGCTTGGATTGTCAATAGCACAAGTCATCGCTTCATACAAGCCGGAGTGGCTTGTCAAGATCGCTGGCCTGTATAAATGCAAAACTTATTAG